A genomic window from Natronorubrum aibiense includes:
- a CDS encoding ABC transporter substrate-binding protein, producing MHLNPMATQNYDWTAGNHIFERFAAYNFSTQEFELAGLEDWSFEDETVTLTLRDDLKWDTGDDVTAGDVITQFRLMEKTNATLWDFTDSVEEGETDKTVVINLSRPSNPEIIKHTLANGDLRIHGYQPVYNEFLDQDASAIQQFEWEDDIHGNGPFTFESKNDQAWTLTRNEHFYNADAIDFDTYELLSRQENTALQQGLMGGELDVVSSLFVPPTIVESFPDHVEEVTLPANWGYGVIFNHDDEDFGNRNVRQAVAHVINRQQVADNAGPRTKNPAPKVTGIAPADQETWLGDDYDRFESYGPDATQSEAAAELLRDAGYSRSDGTWRDGDGNTLGGSYVTPAGWTDWTTATNTVVDQLNSFGFDFEINSLPSGDFYGAYTNSDFAVGAFYWLPGGARSSFPYFPLRWQLNIPDVDGGHNFEEGEYTVPAMDDSGEMTLNPFEEIRSVATMQDDAQVSETITRVAWHNNQNLPILGIVAKQDQSWLTSDEWDVAPAEDSARGIKWPSHWLPKQGQLNPINQ from the coding sequence ATGCACCTGAACCCGATGGCGACCCAGAATTACGACTGGACCGCAGGCAACCACATCTTCGAGCGCTTTGCGGCTTACAACTTCAGTACACAGGAGTTTGAGTTGGCCGGGCTAGAGGACTGGTCGTTCGAAGACGAGACGGTCACGCTGACGCTGCGTGATGACCTCAAGTGGGACACCGGCGACGACGTTACGGCGGGCGACGTCATCACGCAGTTCAGGCTGATGGAAAAGACCAATGCCACGCTGTGGGACTTCACCGACAGCGTTGAAGAGGGTGAGACAGACAAGACGGTCGTCATCAACCTCTCGCGCCCGTCAAATCCGGAGATTATCAAGCATACGCTTGCTAATGGCGATCTCCGTATTCATGGGTATCAGCCTGTTTACAATGAGTTTCTGGACCAAGATGCATCAGCTATCCAGCAATTCGAGTGGGAAGACGATATTCACGGCAACGGTCCATTCACGTTCGAATCCAAGAACGACCAAGCTTGGACCCTTACGCGCAACGAGCACTTCTACAACGCCGACGCCATCGATTTCGACACATACGAACTTCTGAGCCGACAGGAGAACACCGCACTCCAGCAAGGGTTGATGGGCGGCGAGCTCGACGTCGTCTCGAGCCTGTTTGTGCCACCGACCATCGTCGAGAGCTTCCCGGACCATGTCGAAGAGGTCACCCTTCCGGCGAACTGGGGATACGGAGTCATCTTCAATCACGACGACGAGGACTTCGGCAACCGAAATGTTCGCCAGGCGGTCGCACACGTTATCAACCGTCAGCAGGTTGCCGATAACGCCGGACCACGCACGAAGAATCCGGCTCCGAAAGTCACCGGCATTGCGCCGGCCGATCAAGAAACTTGGCTCGGTGACGACTACGACCGTTTCGAAAGTTACGGTCCGGATGCCACACAGTCCGAGGCGGCTGCCGAACTGCTCCGTGACGCCGGCTACTCGAGGTCGGACGGGACGTGGCGCGACGGCGATGGGAACACTCTCGGTGGAAGCTACGTGACCCCGGCGGGGTGGACCGACTGGACGACTGCAACCAACACCGTCGTCGATCAGCTGAACTCCTTCGGTTTCGACTTCGAAATAAACTCGCTACCGAGTGGTGACTTCTACGGTGCGTACACCAACTCCGATTTCGCGGTGGGCGCGTTCTACTGGCTACCCGGTGGCGCTCGCTCGTCGTTCCCGTACTTCCCGCTTCGGTGGCAACTCAACATCCCAGACGTCGACGGCGGACACAATTTCGAGGAAGGCGAATATACTGTCCCGGCGATGGATGATTCGGGCGAGATGACATTGAATCCGTTCGAAGAGATTCGCAGCGTTGCAACGATGCAGGACGACGCTCAGGTTTCCGAGACGATAACACGGGTCGCGTGGCACAACAACCAGAATCTCCCGATTCTCGGCATCGTCGCGAAGCAAGACCAGTCATGGCTCACCAGCGACGAGTGGGACGTCGCGCCGGCCGAGGACTCCGCTCGCGGTATCAAGTGG